The Treponema medium genome has a window encoding:
- the secG gene encoding preprotein translocase subunit SecG produces the protein MSGISIALLVFFIIVAFLIVGLVLLQNEEGDSLGGLFSGGSNSAFGSRSGNILTRATYTLITLFFVVTFFLAWLNKSPGDSGLQQDAQIQQAETATEWWKEASSDANGTGNIEDTETAPQSSEGTAAENTSH, from the coding sequence ATGAGCGGAATAAGTATCGCATTATTAGTGTTTTTTATTATAGTTGCATTTTTGATTGTCGGACTGGTGTTATTGCAGAATGAAGAAGGAGACAGTTTAGGAGGTCTTTTCTCAGGCGGATCAAATTCCGCATTTGGCTCGCGTTCCGGCAACATATTGACAAGAGCAACATATACACTGATAACGCTCTTTTTTGTCGTTACGTTCTTTCTTGCATGGTTAAACAAGAGTCCGGGGGATTCCGGTTTACAGCAGGATGCTCAAATACAGCAGGCAGAAACGGCAACAGAATGGTGGAAAGAGGCATCATCCGATGCTAATGGAACCGGCAATATTGAGGATACCGAAACGGCTCCTCAATCTTCCGAAGGAACAGCTGCCGAAAACACATCTCATTAA
- a CDS encoding ligand-binding sensor domain-containing protein — protein sequence MAGLVFCTDLAPLSFYTEPALFPFNAVVGVAEDSQDCLYFATRSGLIKYNGITCEKYEHIPFDNTTMRSSHIQTMYMDTDDVLWLGTYSGLERFDIKSGTLKHFPVSDDVITAIFRDSKRQLWVGTINGLYFCRDGNCKNFIPFNNHQYDSFIGNNTIRSISEDSRGVVYASTYNGVWQYNESEGAFEPCSLIPEGCPGKSGVVYHFIEDTDGVYWLSVWGVGLVRITPSDNSYEVYSLPDARIYALYNNFITNKYIAAGTWGGGMYIINKRTKEVTPYKENPNLVGSLTNNVVYSFFINKYNMLFVGTADALNIADLNRLSGDIAVPLHADAVANQKKLSHLDDSISCLTSSNSYIWAASNNILVRYSFYQWQAEEFPFIVDKNQVNGALIYSISAISDTEAWVGTNKGLFFFDSTTASFIPVSLYNNRISDTSSFLVRSIYQDSDNTLWIGTYGAGLIHFSPKNGILAQYRHSDAPRSLSNDIIFFINRDSRGMLWIGTNKGLCRYVPETQDFISYLYDVNKPTGISANRVDSFCEDSKGYLWFGTNDGGICRFDPKTELFRTYTKDIGLSSNQIIGITDADDGFLWIAGLKYLNLFDVAHQTAQAYNIANIRQYGYFSCPPIALKNKGIFFFGTDKGILKISEAKLYASRLKFVPIKIRTLMANGQSINFYTKKQSIIFDYKTNDIKFSFAAPYSSRSKKPVYAYKLTGIDKDWIVSSDQNYVQYTHLPPGSYTFSVKNAADEWNPVYDSISFTIRQSFLISPIMIWFYIVIASIIIFLIYKIHKLYWLQRYADLLEEKQLVLIQDNFTLKELSLLDHLTGIGNRRYIDMIGLKIWQMAVEHHVSMAVMMFDIDLFKNYNDCFGHQAGDELLRLIGSDLKKRIRMETDLIGRYGGEEFLIVLYNLLPEKAMHIAEGIRKTVETMHERHPKEMVGQTTISIGVFAGEPTEKDTFEQMIHKADCALYRAKQTGRNKVVFYDTTMDQINNCH from the coding sequence ATGGCCGGCTTAGTATTTTGTACGGACTTGGCGCCGCTTTCATTTTATACCGAACCGGCTTTATTCCCCTTTAATGCAGTTGTCGGTGTTGCAGAAGACAGTCAAGATTGTCTGTATTTTGCTACCCGTTCGGGACTCATTAAGTATAACGGAATTACTTGCGAAAAATACGAACACATTCCCTTTGATAATACCACCATGCGCTCAAGTCACATTCAAACCATGTATATGGATACTGATGATGTACTCTGGCTTGGTACATATAGCGGATTAGAGCGTTTCGATATCAAAAGCGGAACACTCAAACATTTTCCTGTCAGCGATGATGTAATTACAGCGATTTTCCGCGATTCAAAACGGCAGCTATGGGTGGGGACAATCAACGGATTATACTTTTGCCGCGACGGAAACTGTAAAAACTTTATACCTTTTAATAACCATCAATATGATTCCTTTATCGGGAATAATACCATTAGGTCAATCAGCGAAGACTCTCGCGGCGTCGTCTATGCCTCAACATATAACGGAGTATGGCAATATAACGAATCGGAAGGGGCTTTTGAACCGTGCAGCTTAATACCGGAAGGATGCCCCGGAAAAAGCGGTGTTGTGTATCACTTTATAGAAGACACCGATGGTGTGTACTGGCTTTCCGTCTGGGGTGTTGGGCTTGTCCGGATTACGCCCAGCGACAACAGCTATGAAGTATATTCGTTGCCGGATGCACGGATATATGCACTCTATAATAATTTTATTACCAACAAGTACATTGCAGCAGGAACATGGGGCGGCGGCATGTATATCATCAACAAAAGAACAAAAGAAGTAACCCCATATAAAGAAAATCCGAATCTGGTAGGATCGCTAACCAATAATGTCGTATATTCATTCTTTATAAATAAATATAATATGCTGTTTGTCGGAACGGCGGATGCACTCAATATAGCGGATCTAAATCGCCTTTCGGGTGATATTGCAGTACCGCTGCATGCCGATGCTGTCGCAAATCAAAAAAAATTATCGCATCTTGATGACAGTATTTCCTGCTTAACATCCAGTAATAGCTATATCTGGGCAGCCTCCAATAATATCCTCGTTCGATACAGTTTTTATCAGTGGCAAGCGGAAGAGTTCCCGTTCATAGTAGATAAAAATCAAGTGAACGGTGCACTCATTTATTCTATCAGTGCTATCAGCGATACGGAAGCTTGGGTCGGTACCAACAAAGGGCTGTTTTTCTTTGATTCAACCACTGCTTCATTTATACCTGTTTCATTATATAACAACCGGATATCCGATACTTCAAGTTTTTTGGTACGGTCTATCTATCAAGATTCAGATAATACCCTCTGGATAGGCACGTATGGCGCAGGGCTTATCCATTTTTCTCCCAAAAACGGTATTCTAGCACAGTACCGCCATTCCGACGCCCCGCGTTCGTTAAGTAATGACATTATCTTTTTTATCAATCGAGACAGTCGCGGTATGTTGTGGATCGGTACAAACAAAGGCTTATGCCGGTACGTCCCCGAAACACAGGATTTTATTTCGTATTTATATGATGTAAATAAACCGACCGGCATTTCCGCCAACCGTGTCGATTCTTTTTGTGAAGATTCAAAGGGATATCTATGGTTCGGTACAAACGATGGCGGTATCTGCCGGTTTGACCCAAAAACAGAACTCTTCCGTACCTATACAAAGGATATCGGGCTTTCCTCCAATCAGATTATCGGTATAACTGATGCAGATGACGGCTTTTTATGGATAGCAGGGCTCAAATATTTAAATTTATTCGATGTAGCACATCAAACGGCTCAAGCATATAATATCGCTAACATACGCCAATACGGTTATTTTTCCTGTCCCCCCATCGCTTTAAAAAATAAAGGGATATTTTTCTTTGGTACCGATAAAGGAATATTAAAAATCTCTGAAGCAAAACTCTATGCATCCCGTCTCAAATTTGTACCTATTAAAATACGGACACTTATGGCAAACGGACAATCGATTAATTTCTATACAAAAAAACAGTCGATCATTTTCGACTACAAAACGAATGATATTAAATTTTCATTTGCAGCCCCCTACTCTTCCCGGAGCAAGAAGCCGGTTTATGCATATAAATTAACCGGTATTGATAAAGATTGGATCGTTTCATCCGACCAAAATTATGTACAATATACACATCTTCCCCCCGGATCGTATACGTTCTCAGTGAAAAATGCAGCGGATGAATGGAATCCCGTATACGACAGTATCTCGTTCACCATACGGCAAAGTTTTCTCATCTCGCCCATTATGATTTGGTTTTATATAGTAATAGCATCCATTATTATTTTCTTAATCTACAAGATTCATAAGCTATATTGGCTGCAGCGGTATGCAGACCTTCTTGAAGAAAAACAACTGGTACTGATACAAGACAACTTTACCCTTAAAGAGCTTTCCTTACTCGACCACTTAACAGGAATAGGCAACCGCCGGTATATTGATATGATCGGCTTAAAGATATGGCAAATGGCAGTAGAGCATCATGTTTCGATGGCGGTTATGATGTTTGATATCGATTTATTTAAAAATTATAACGACTGCTTTGGCCATCAGGCAGGCGATGAACTATTGCGTTTAATCGGATCGGATTTAAAAAAACGCATTCGAATGGAAACAGACTTAATAGGTCGATACGGTGGTGAAGAGTTTTTAATTGTATTGTACAATTTACTTCCCGAAAAAGCGATGCATATTGCGGAAGGAATCCGAAAAACAGTGGAAACGATGCATGAGCGGCACCCAAAAGAAATGGTAGGACAAACGACCATCAGCATCGGAGTTTTTGCGGGAGAACCTACCGAAAAAGATACTTTTGAACAAATGATCCATAAAGCGGACTGTGCGCTCTACCGTGCAAAACAAACGGGAAGAAATAAAGTTGTATTTTATGACACAACGATGGATCAAATCAACAACTGTCACTGA
- the fusA gene encoding elongation factor G, with product MLNTMRNIGIMAHIDAGKTTTTERILFYTGKIHRIGEIDDGAAAMDWMQQEQDRGITIQSAATTTYWRDHQINIIDTPGHVDFTAEVERSLRVLDGAVAVLCAVGWVQPQTETVWRQADHYNVPRICFVNKMDRIGADFFAAMEDVKEKFGCTVMPLEIPIGSAESFEGVIDLITMEEIRWDAETEGEKFTRSPLSDQYRAEAEKYREKMLDVVSAYSDTITELMLEGEPIPTDLIKKEIRTAVLKRQYIPFLCGSSRRNTGIQPLIDAIVDYLPAPDEVAPAEGIQLKKGTPISVPCKSDGVPLGLVFKIQYDREAGALCYVRMYSGKIKAGDQVYNVGKKKRERIGRILRMHSNKSEPMDSIEAGDIAVFVGLKLAQTGDTLGSEGMPILLESMQFPEPVISVAIEPKSLSESDKLKETLAILSREDPTFISREDAETGQLIISGMGELHLDVLTTRMLQDFKVEARIGKPQVTYRESVTQTAEHTERFSKVLAGKEQTAQLTLRVEPLERGSGNSFKNTVKVSTGGTPQAHSLPEDIIEAVEHAIRGAFNSGIQYGYPCVDIGVTLIDAEYDELTATTFAFEAAAAMGFDEACRKAAPELLEPVMNVDILCPKEFVGDAMSQMTQRGGMVLGMDSKPNIDVVHAQAPMAKLFGFSTDLRSVTQGRASFTMSFSHFEIKKGGLGS from the coding sequence GTGCTTAACACTATGCGGAATATCGGCATTATGGCGCATATCGATGCCGGAAAAACAACAACAACCGAACGTATTCTTTTTTATACCGGAAAAATTCACCGTATCGGAGAAATCGATGACGGAGCTGCGGCAATGGATTGGATGCAGCAAGAACAAGACCGGGGTATCACCATTCAGAGCGCTGCAACGACAACCTATTGGCGTGATCATCAAATCAACATTATCGATACGCCCGGACACGTCGACTTTACCGCTGAGGTAGAACGCTCGCTGCGTGTACTCGACGGTGCAGTTGCCGTACTCTGTGCTGTAGGTTGGGTGCAACCGCAGACGGAAACAGTGTGGCGGCAGGCGGATCATTACAATGTACCGCGCATCTGTTTTGTGAACAAGATGGACAGAATCGGCGCCGATTTTTTTGCGGCGATGGAGGATGTCAAAGAGAAATTCGGCTGCACGGTAATGCCGCTTGAAATTCCTATCGGCAGTGCGGAAAGTTTTGAAGGTGTTATCGACCTGATTACAATGGAAGAAATCCGCTGGGATGCGGAAACCGAAGGTGAAAAATTTACCCGCAGCCCGCTTTCCGACCAATACCGTGCAGAGGCTGAAAAATACCGCGAAAAAATGCTGGATGTTGTTTCCGCCTACTCCGATACGATAACGGAGTTGATGCTTGAAGGAGAACCCATTCCGACAGACTTGATCAAAAAAGAAATCCGTACCGCAGTACTCAAACGGCAGTATATTCCGTTTTTGTGCGGATCTTCGCGGCGCAATACCGGTATTCAGCCGCTCATCGACGCAATCGTAGACTATCTCCCTGCCCCCGATGAAGTTGCGCCTGCCGAGGGAATTCAGCTGAAAAAAGGAACGCCTATTTCCGTTCCCTGCAAAAGCGACGGCGTGCCGCTCGGTTTGGTCTTTAAGATTCAATATGACAGGGAAGCGGGCGCACTTTGCTATGTCCGTATGTATTCGGGGAAAATAAAGGCAGGCGATCAGGTATATAACGTCGGCAAGAAAAAGCGTGAGCGGATCGGCCGTATCCTGCGAATGCACTCCAATAAATCCGAGCCGATGGACAGCATAGAAGCGGGCGATATTGCCGTATTTGTCGGGCTCAAATTGGCGCAAACGGGCGACACGCTCGGCAGCGAGGGGATGCCGATACTCCTTGAATCTATGCAGTTTCCCGAACCGGTTATCTCCGTAGCCATCGAGCCGAAAAGCCTTTCGGAAAGTGATAAACTCAAAGAAACACTCGCGATTTTGTCGCGGGAAGACCCAACCTTTATAAGCCGTGAGGATGCGGAAACAGGACAGCTGATTATCTCCGGTATGGGGGAGCTACACTTGGACGTTCTTACAACCCGTATGCTGCAGGACTTTAAGGTGGAAGCCCGTATCGGTAAGCCGCAGGTAACCTATCGCGAATCCGTTACTCAAACGGCAGAACATACCGAACGATTCAGCAAGGTACTTGCCGGTAAAGAACAGACAGCGCAGCTTACGCTCCGTGTAGAACCGCTTGAACGAGGTTCGGGGAATAGCTTTAAGAACACGGTTAAGGTTTCCACGGGCGGTACTCCGCAGGCGCATTCCCTGCCTGAAGATATTATCGAGGCGGTGGAACACGCGATCCGCGGCGCCTTTAATTCGGGGATTCAATACGGCTATCCGTGCGTAGACATCGGCGTAACCCTCATCGATGCCGAATACGACGAGCTGACTGCGACAACCTTTGCGTTTGAGGCCGCCGCTGCGATGGGTTTTGACGAGGCGTGCCGAAAAGCCGCCCCCGAACTGCTTGAGCCGGTAATGAATGTTGATATACTCTGTCCTAAGGAATTTGTCGGAGATGCGATGAGCCAGATGACGCAGCGCGGCGGTATGGTACTCGGCATGGATTCGAAGCCGAATATCGATGTTGTTCATGCACAAGCGCCGATGGCGAAACTCTTCGGCTTTTCCACCGATTTACGCTCCGTTACGCAGGGCCGCGCCTCTTTTACAATGAGCTTTAGCCACTTTGAAATTAAAAAAGGCGGTCTCGGCAGCTAA
- a CDS encoding 6-phosphofructokinase, which produces MTAHKRLGILTSGGDAPGLNAAIRALARTAMNRYGMEVVGIEQGYRGLIENKYHILTEQDLSGILARGGTILGASREKPFKDRGWRNADGSGAVDCIKKNYKDLRLDCLAVLGGNGSQTTADMLVNEGLNIIGIPKTIDNDIVHNDMSFGFHTALDIATDAIDRLHTTAASHNRIMVIEIMGHKAGWLALYAGIAGGSDVIIIPEIPYRIEAIAEHLLERRKKGKHFSVIAVAEGAVSFSEKDMNKKALKESRKSMVGSIGYRVAGEIEAATGADARVTVLGYLQRGGTPSGYDRILATRFGAVAAEFAAEERYGVMTALQQGVITAVPLNKVADKVKKVPEDHPMIRAAWDVGTCFAG; this is translated from the coding sequence ATGACTGCACATAAACGCCTCGGCATTTTAACATCGGGGGGCGATGCTCCCGGCTTGAACGCCGCTATCAGAGCTTTAGCTCGGACAGCGATGAACCGTTACGGAATGGAAGTGGTCGGTATTGAGCAAGGATACCGCGGCCTCATCGAAAATAAGTACCATATATTGACTGAGCAAGATCTTTCCGGCATCCTCGCGCGCGGGGGGACTATTTTGGGGGCTTCCCGTGAAAAACCGTTTAAAGACCGCGGCTGGCGTAATGCGGACGGCAGCGGGGCGGTGGATTGTATCAAAAAAAATTACAAAGACTTACGGTTAGACTGTCTTGCCGTCCTCGGCGGCAACGGGTCGCAGACTACTGCCGATATGCTCGTAAACGAAGGTTTAAACATCATCGGTATTCCGAAAACCATCGACAACGATATTGTGCATAATGATATGAGCTTCGGCTTCCACACCGCGCTTGATATTGCAACGGATGCGATCGATCGGCTGCATACGACGGCGGCAAGCCATAACCGTATTATGGTGATAGAAATTATGGGGCATAAGGCGGGGTGGCTTGCGCTCTACGCGGGTATTGCCGGCGGCAGTGATGTCATTATCATCCCCGAAATCCCCTATCGGATTGAAGCAATAGCCGAACACTTACTGGAACGCCGTAAAAAAGGCAAACATTTTTCAGTTATTGCAGTTGCCGAAGGCGCCGTATCGTTTAGCGAAAAGGATATGAACAAAAAAGCGTTAAAGGAATCGCGCAAATCTATGGTTGGTTCAATCGGGTATCGGGTCGCAGGGGAGATAGAAGCGGCTACCGGCGCCGATGCGCGGGTTACGGTGCTCGGCTATTTGCAGCGTGGCGGTACTCCTTCCGGCTATGACCGTATATTGGCAACGCGCTTTGGCGCCGTTGCCGCCGAGTTCGCTGCTGAGGAACGGTACGGCGTGATGACAGCTCTGCAACAGGGGGTTATTACTGCCGTACCGCTCAATAAGGTCGCCGATAAGGTCAAAAAAGTACCGGAAGACCACCCGATGATTCGTGCCGCATGGGATGTCGGTACCTGCTTTGCCGGTTAA
- the hisS gene encoding histidine--tRNA ligase, giving the protein MSELIQPKVLKGFRDFLPRDEIRRALLIETVTNVFRNAGFVPIDTPALEYSEVLLRKSNGETEKQVFRFNDNGGRDIALRFDLTVPFARFIAEHYSELYFPFKRYHIAKVWRGEKPQAGRYREFIQCDFDSVGSDCAYTDFEILKVMYNALKALGVTNFRIHISHRGIFNRFLDRLELKDKSEDILRIVDKLAKIGKEAVIEQLAEIAGAEKAEKIVQYSNGLSAGADFETILAHIETLAGGAAPDTGRLRDVYQLLCDAGIADSFILDPSITRGLDYYTGIVYETFLTDLPQLGSVCSGGRYDNLTGLYMKDTVSGVGASIGLDRLLAGLEQLGIGSKEAGFIDAIVFYEKGNSIRRNNAAATYLEQCGCRVEVFPESKKIQQQYGYAEKKGIDWGLFIEPLPESSDNTSEPSGDSASPVSQNCAEMSVRLKHLPSRTETNLLLKDVPASLKGDKK; this is encoded by the coding sequence ATGAGTGAATTGATACAACCGAAAGTTCTTAAAGGATTTAGAGATTTTTTGCCGCGCGATGAAATACGGCGGGCTCTTTTAATTGAAACCGTTACCAATGTATTCAGAAATGCAGGGTTCGTGCCCATCGACACCCCCGCTTTGGAATATTCCGAAGTACTGTTGCGCAAAAGCAACGGGGAAACCGAAAAGCAAGTATTCCGTTTTAACGATAACGGCGGACGCGACATTGCGCTCCGTTTTGATTTGACCGTTCCCTTTGCCCGCTTTATTGCGGAGCACTACAGCGAATTATACTTTCCATTTAAGCGGTATCATATTGCAAAAGTCTGGCGCGGCGAAAAACCGCAGGCGGGGCGTTACCGCGAATTTATTCAATGCGATTTTGACAGCGTCGGTTCGGACTGTGCCTATACCGATTTTGAAATCCTGAAAGTTATGTATAACGCCCTCAAAGCGCTCGGCGTTACAAACTTCCGTATTCATATTTCGCACCGCGGCATATTCAACCGGTTTTTGGACAGGCTGGAGCTAAAGGATAAAAGCGAAGACATCCTCCGCATTGTCGATAAATTAGCAAAAATCGGCAAAGAAGCAGTAATCGAACAACTCGCGGAAATTGCCGGAGCTGAAAAGGCTGAAAAAATTGTGCAATACAGCAACGGCCTTTCGGCAGGCGCCGATTTTGAAACAATCCTTGCGCACATAGAAACACTTGCGGGAGGCGCCGCCCCCGATACCGGCCGCTTACGGGACGTATATCAGCTCCTATGCGATGCAGGTATCGCGGACAGCTTCATACTCGACCCCTCCATTACACGCGGCCTTGATTATTACACCGGCATTGTGTACGAAACCTTTTTAACCGACCTTCCGCAGCTCGGCTCGGTTTGTTCCGGCGGCCGCTACGACAATTTAACAGGGCTCTATATGAAGGATACGGTGAGCGGGGTCGGCGCTTCGATCGGACTTGACCGCCTTCTCGCAGGATTGGAACAACTCGGTATCGGCTCAAAAGAGGCCGGTTTTATCGATGCAATCGTATTTTACGAGAAAGGTAACTCCATTCGCCGGAACAACGCAGCGGCGACTTATCTGGAACAATGCGGCTGCCGCGTAGAAGTCTTCCCCGAATCTAAGAAGATACAGCAGCAGTACGGCTATGCCGAAAAGAAAGGCATAGACTGGGGGCTTTTTATCGAGCCGCTGCCGGAAAGTTCCGATAATACCAGCGAACCGAGCGGTGACTCCGCCTCTCCGGTATCGCAGAACTGCGCCGAAATGTCGGTGCGCCTAAAACACCTGCCGAGCCGGACGGAAACCAATCTGTTATTAAAAGATGTTCCGGCATCTTTGAAAGGCGATAAAAAATGA